A single Sander lucioperca isolate FBNREF2018 chromosome 24, SLUC_FBN_1.2, whole genome shotgun sequence DNA region contains:
- the LOC116044753 gene encoding cordon-bleu protein-like 1 isoform X1 has protein sequence MDEQANPLERDHSLSVVLPGGLEKSATVHGSKPVMDLLVTLCASYHLNPSDYTVEVLSPNKNNISFKPNSPIGSLEAEKIVLKPRGMEEKIRRPYMPEASVRLLINYNKSHKAVVRVNPRVPLEMLLPVMCDKCEFQVETTILLRDSQCQEPLDLTKTLNEHGLREVFARDTAGHQHKPTTPEAAVMPTAVIPPPPLQDLPKKEKKPKDNTGFLSLFRRKKRPEMEGAMSAPASPGCNKPVGVRMNVQGVSTSTTLPTDMPKKRRAPQPPMGASQSVPNNLTTCHLGGSQRSAESTVRSTKRRAPPPPCANSQQELQAHAEVKGTVDSLNTVEELSETDESHSVNLSLASSSSPHPSHTRSFSSSSRPSFAHLHKVADSYLPSFRGKDLSDARCALAKVLTSSISKGTLTKRLRNSATFPKSYSGSSFMSMTQRYSDNGGFCAEPESVLTSNLPTDHEWEDPAQRKGMTTFKVVPLNKQQSHNAALTPDQITVEDDPERDASPEVGRNLTETEEDPCSPDTSEIEAPLQSPEPSSEDRSETETPLQSPEPSSEDRSETETPLQSPEPSSEDRSETETPLQSPEPFSEDRSETEAPLQSPEPSSEDKAETEAPLQSPEPSSEDRSETEAPLQSPKPSSEDKAETETPLQSPEPSSEDKAETETPLQSPEPSSEDKAETETPLQSPEPSSEDRSETEAPLQSPEPSSEDKAETEAPLQSPEPSSEDKTETEAPLQSPEPSSEDKTETETPLQSPEPFSEEIEASDRPASLPPPHDPDCRDSPVSPLSDVGDTVQKQTEKEEPEVPCEASLAAPSDCSDGELSIDDPTNSADKTECQSPSGQSVSSDVDRCASYTDEKEVKEEVVQEEEEEEDFFPPPPPLVFFDEDMEAIEEKREDTTASSLPSRFAQAVAMAVQRSRLQSHGKGLGPPAPSGPHSTLPSSPRSTYQYGA, from the exons ATGGATGAGCAGGCGAATCCATTGGAGAGAGACCACTCTCTGTCTGTAGTTCTGCCAGGGGGGCTGGAGAAGAGTGCCACAGTGCATGGAAG TAAACCAGTGATGGACCTACTGGTGACCCTTTGTGCAAGTTACCATCTGAATCCATCGGACTACACTGTTGAGGTTCTCTCGCCCAACAAGAACAACATCAGCTTCAAACCAAACTCTCCTATTGGCTCACTGGAGGCAGAGAAGATTGTTCTGAAGCCCAGAGGGATGGAGGAAAAGATCAGGAGGCCATACATGCCTGAg GCATCTGTGCGTCTGTTGATCAACTACAATAAGTCCCATAAGGCCGTGGTGCGGGTGAATCCCAGAGTGCCCCTCGAGATGCTGCTGCCAGTCATGTGTGACAAGTGTGAGTTTCAAGTAGAAACGACCATCTTACTGAGAGACTCTCAGTGCCAAGAGCCGCTGGACCTGACCAAGACCTTAAATGAGCACGGACTGAGGGAAGTGTTTGCCAGAGACACAGCTGGCCACCAACACAAGCCCACGACACCTGAAGCAG CTGTCATGCCAACAGCGGTCATCCCACCACCTCCACTACAAG ACCTgccaaagaaggaaaagaaaccAAAGGACAACACAGGATTCCTCAGCTTATTCAGAAGGAAGAAAAGACCAGAAATG GAAGGGGCAATGAGTGCCCCAGCTTCTCCTGGGTGCAACAAACCAGTGGGAGTCAGAATGAATGTGCAGGGTGTTTCCACTTCTACCACCCTGCCAACAGATATGCCCAAGAAGAGACGAGCCCCTCAGCCGCCCATGGGTGCATCCCAGAGCGTCCCAAACAACCTCACCACCTGTCACCTAGGAGGATCACAG AGGTCTGCAGAATCCACCGTAAGGAGTACCAAGAGGAGGGCACCACCCCCTCCCTGTGCAAACAGCCAGCAGGAGCTGCAGGCCCACGCAGAGGTTAAAG GGACTGTAGATTCCCTAAACACTGTGGAGGAGCTGAGTGAAACCGATGAGTCACACTCTGTAAACCTATCACTCGCCTCATCTTCATCACCCCATCCGTCGCATACACGGTCATTCTCATCCTCCTCACGTCCATCATTTGCTCATCTGCATAAAGTGGCTGATTCATATCTCCCTTCGTTTCGAGGGAAAGACTTATCTGACGCCCGCTGTGCTCTTGCTAAAGTCCTGACGTCCTCCATTTCCAAAGGAACCCTGACCAAACGTTTGAGGAACTCTGCCACCTTCCCAAAATCCTACAGTGGCTCTTCCTTTATGTCCATGACTCAGAGGTATTCTGATAACGGGGGTTTCTGTGCAGAACCTGAATCTGTTCTAACATCCAACCTCCCTACTGATCATGAGTGGGAGGATCCCGCACAGAGGAAAGGAATGACCACGTTCAAAGTGGTCCCCTTGAATAAACAGCAGTCCCATAATGCAGCACTCACCCCAGACCAGATAACAGTAGAAGATGACCCTGAGAGAGACGCTTCTCCTGAGGTCGGGAGAAATCTAACCGAGACTGAGGAGGATCCATGTTCTCCTGACACATCAGAGATTGAAGCACCTTTGCAAAGTCCAGAACCCTCTTCTGAGGACAGATCAGAGACTGAAACACCTTTGCAGAGTCCAGAACCCTCTTCTGAGGACAGATCAGAGACTGAAACACCTTTGCAGAGTCCAGAACCCTCTTCTGAGGACAGATCAGAGACTGAAACACCTTTGCAGAGTCCAGAACCTTTTTCTGAGGACAGATCAGAGACTGAAGCACCTTTGCAGAGTCCAGAACCCTCTTCTGAGGACAAGGCAGAGACTGAAGCACCTTTGCAGAGTCCAGAACCCTCTTCTGAGGACAGATCAGAGACTGAAGCACCTTTGCAGAGTCCAAAACCCTCTTCTGAGGACAAGGCAGAGACTGAAACACCTTTGCAGAGTCCAGAACCCTCTTCTGAGGACAAGGCAGAGACTGAAACACCTTTGCAGAGTCCAGAACCCTCTTCTGAGGACAAGGCAGAGACTGAAACACCTTTGCAGAGTCCAGAACCCTCTTCTGAGGACAGATCAGAGACTGAAGCACCTTTGCAGAGTCCAGAACCCTCTTCTGAGGACAAGGCAGAGACTGAAGCACCTTTGCAGAGTCCAGAACCCTCTTCTGAGGACAAGACAGAGACTGAAGCACCTTTGCAGAGTCCAGAACCCTCTTCTGAGGACAAGACAGAGACTGAAACACCTTTGCAGAGTCCAGAACCCTTTTCTGAAGAGATTGAGGCTTCTGACAGGCCAGCTTCTCTTCCACCTCCACATGATCCAGACTGTCGGGATAGTCCAGTCTCGCCTCTTTCTGACGTTGGGGACACGGTTCAAAAGCAGACGGAAAAGGAGGAACCTGAAGTCCCATGTGAGGCATCACTAGCAGCACCGTCAGACTGCAGTGATGGAGAACTCAGCATTGACGATCCGACCAACTCAGCTGACAAGACGGAGTGTCAGAGTCCCAGTGGACAGTCTGTCAGTTCAGACGTGGACCGTTGTGCTTCGTACACTGATGAGAAAGAAGTCAAGGAGGAAGTGGtacaagaagaggaagaagaggaggactttttccctcccccccctccactTGTCTTCTTTGATGAAGACATGGAGGCcatagaggagaagagagaagataCTACAGCTTCCTCTCTGCCATCCAGATTTGCACAGGCGGTAGCAATGGCCGTGCAGAGGTCCCGTCTCCAGAGTCATGGCAAAGGTTTAGGCCCTCCGGCCCCCAGTGGTCCACACAGTACACTTCCCTCATCACCCAGGTCCACATACCAATATG gtGCCTGA
- the LOC116044753 gene encoding cordon-bleu protein-like 1 isoform X2, with translation MDEQANPLERDHSLSVVLPGGLEKSATVHGSKPVMDLLVTLCASYHLNPSDYTVEVLSPNKNNISFKPNSPIGSLEAEKIVLKPRGMEEKIRRPYMPEASVRLLINYNKSHKAVVRVNPRVPLEMLLPVMCDKCEFQVETTILLRDSQCQEPLDLTKTLNEHGLREVFARDTAGHQHKPTTPEAAVMPTAVIPPPPLQDLPKKEKKPKDNTGFLSLFRRKKRPEMEGAMSAPASPGCNKPVGVRMNVQGVSTSTTLPTDMPKKRRAPQPPMGASQSVPNNLTTCHLGGSQRSAESTVRSTKRRAPPPPCANSQQELQAHAEVKGTVDSLNTVEELSETDESHSVNLSLASSSSPHPSHTRSFSSSSRPSFAHLHKVADSYLPSFRGKDLSDARCALAKVLTSSISKGTLTKRLRNSATFPKSYSGSSFMSMTQRYSDNGGFCAEPESVLTSNLPTDHEWEDPAQRKGMTTFKVVPLNKQQSHNAALTPDQITVEDDPERDASPEVGRNLTETEEDPCSPDTSETEAPLQSPEPSSEDKAETEAPLQSPEPSSEDRSETEAPLQSPKPSSEDKAETETPLQSPEPSSEDKAETETPLQSPEPSSEDKAETETPLQSPEPSSEDRSETEAPLQSPEPSSEDKAETEAPLQSPEPSSEDKTETEAPLQSPEPSSEDKTETETPLQSPEPFSEEIEASDRPASLPPPHDPDCRDSPVSPLSDVGDTVQKQTEKEEPEVPCEASLAAPSDCSDGELSIDDPTNSADKTECQSPSGQSVSSDVDRCASYTDEKEVKEEVVQEEEEEEDFFPPPPPLVFFDEDMEAIEEKREDTTASSLPSRFAQAVAMAVQRSRLQSHGKGLGPPAPSGPHSTLPSSPRSTYQYGA, from the exons ATGGATGAGCAGGCGAATCCATTGGAGAGAGACCACTCTCTGTCTGTAGTTCTGCCAGGGGGGCTGGAGAAGAGTGCCACAGTGCATGGAAG TAAACCAGTGATGGACCTACTGGTGACCCTTTGTGCAAGTTACCATCTGAATCCATCGGACTACACTGTTGAGGTTCTCTCGCCCAACAAGAACAACATCAGCTTCAAACCAAACTCTCCTATTGGCTCACTGGAGGCAGAGAAGATTGTTCTGAAGCCCAGAGGGATGGAGGAAAAGATCAGGAGGCCATACATGCCTGAg GCATCTGTGCGTCTGTTGATCAACTACAATAAGTCCCATAAGGCCGTGGTGCGGGTGAATCCCAGAGTGCCCCTCGAGATGCTGCTGCCAGTCATGTGTGACAAGTGTGAGTTTCAAGTAGAAACGACCATCTTACTGAGAGACTCTCAGTGCCAAGAGCCGCTGGACCTGACCAAGACCTTAAATGAGCACGGACTGAGGGAAGTGTTTGCCAGAGACACAGCTGGCCACCAACACAAGCCCACGACACCTGAAGCAG CTGTCATGCCAACAGCGGTCATCCCACCACCTCCACTACAAG ACCTgccaaagaaggaaaagaaaccAAAGGACAACACAGGATTCCTCAGCTTATTCAGAAGGAAGAAAAGACCAGAAATG GAAGGGGCAATGAGTGCCCCAGCTTCTCCTGGGTGCAACAAACCAGTGGGAGTCAGAATGAATGTGCAGGGTGTTTCCACTTCTACCACCCTGCCAACAGATATGCCCAAGAAGAGACGAGCCCCTCAGCCGCCCATGGGTGCATCCCAGAGCGTCCCAAACAACCTCACCACCTGTCACCTAGGAGGATCACAG AGGTCTGCAGAATCCACCGTAAGGAGTACCAAGAGGAGGGCACCACCCCCTCCCTGTGCAAACAGCCAGCAGGAGCTGCAGGCCCACGCAGAGGTTAAAG GGACTGTAGATTCCCTAAACACTGTGGAGGAGCTGAGTGAAACCGATGAGTCACACTCTGTAAACCTATCACTCGCCTCATCTTCATCACCCCATCCGTCGCATACACGGTCATTCTCATCCTCCTCACGTCCATCATTTGCTCATCTGCATAAAGTGGCTGATTCATATCTCCCTTCGTTTCGAGGGAAAGACTTATCTGACGCCCGCTGTGCTCTTGCTAAAGTCCTGACGTCCTCCATTTCCAAAGGAACCCTGACCAAACGTTTGAGGAACTCTGCCACCTTCCCAAAATCCTACAGTGGCTCTTCCTTTATGTCCATGACTCAGAGGTATTCTGATAACGGGGGTTTCTGTGCAGAACCTGAATCTGTTCTAACATCCAACCTCCCTACTGATCATGAGTGGGAGGATCCCGCACAGAGGAAAGGAATGACCACGTTCAAAGTGGTCCCCTTGAATAAACAGCAGTCCCATAATGCAGCACTCACCCCAGACCAGATAACAGTAGAAGATGACCCTGAGAGAGACGCTTCTCCTGAGGTCGGGAGAAATCTAACCGAGACTGAGGAGGATCCATGTTCTCCTGACAC ATCAGAGACTGAAGCACCTTTGCAGAGTCCAGAACCCTCTTCTGAGGACAAGGCAGAGACTGAAGCACCTTTGCAGAGTCCAGAACCCTCTTCTGAGGACAGATCAGAGACTGAAGCACCTTTGCAGAGTCCAAAACCCTCTTCTGAGGACAAGGCAGAGACTGAAACACCTTTGCAGAGTCCAGAACCCTCTTCTGAGGACAAGGCAGAGACTGAAACACCTTTGCAGAGTCCAGAACCCTCTTCTGAGGACAAGGCAGAGACTGAAACACCTTTGCAGAGTCCAGAACCCTCTTCTGAGGACAGATCAGAGACTGAAGCACCTTTGCAGAGTCCAGAACCCTCTTCTGAGGACAAGGCAGAGACTGAAGCACCTTTGCAGAGTCCAGAACCCTCTTCTGAGGACAAGACAGAGACTGAAGCACCTTTGCAGAGTCCAGAACCCTCTTCTGAGGACAAGACAGAGACTGAAACACCTTTGCAGAGTCCAGAACCCTTTTCTGAAGAGATTGAGGCTTCTGACAGGCCAGCTTCTCTTCCACCTCCACATGATCCAGACTGTCGGGATAGTCCAGTCTCGCCTCTTTCTGACGTTGGGGACACGGTTCAAAAGCAGACGGAAAAGGAGGAACCTGAAGTCCCATGTGAGGCATCACTAGCAGCACCGTCAGACTGCAGTGATGGAGAACTCAGCATTGACGATCCGACCAACTCAGCTGACAAGACGGAGTGTCAGAGTCCCAGTGGACAGTCTGTCAGTTCAGACGTGGACCGTTGTGCTTCGTACACTGATGAGAAAGAAGTCAAGGAGGAAGTGGtacaagaagaggaagaagaggaggactttttccctcccccccctccactTGTCTTCTTTGATGAAGACATGGAGGCcatagaggagaagagagaagataCTACAGCTTCCTCTCTGCCATCCAGATTTGCACAGGCGGTAGCAATGGCCGTGCAGAGGTCCCGTCTCCAGAGTCATGGCAAAGGTTTAGGCCCTCCGGCCCCCAGTGGTCCACACAGTACACTTCCCTCATCACCCAGGTCCACATACCAATATG gtGCCTGA